In Candidatus Buchananbacteria bacterium, the DNA window GTATATTGTTGTTGGCATCATTGGCTGGTTTACCTGGCAGGCTTTTTTCAACATCGCAGCAATGATTGGTTTAATGCCGTTGACCGGAATTCCGCTACCGTTCATTAGTTATGGAGGGACTGCCCTAGCTTCAGCGATGGCGGCGGCCGGCATTTTGATTAATATTTCCCGCCAGTCTTAGCTTGCCGCCCGGGGAGTAATTTGTTACTTTTAAGCTATGAGGATACTATTTTCAGGAGGCGGAACAATCGGTTCGGTTAGTCCCTTGATTGCAATCTATGAAGAGATAAACAGCAGTGTTTCGGGTGCTGATTTTTTATGGTTGGCAACTAAGGAGGGTACAGAAAATTCGCTGATTAGTTCCTATGGCATTCCAATCAAAAAAATTTCTTCCGGCAAAATGAGACGCTATTTTAGTTGGCGGAATTTTTTGGATCCCTTTTTAATTGTAGCGGGGTTTTTTCAGGCATTAAAAATTATCTGGCAGTATCAGCCTTCGGTAGTAATGACTGCCGGTGGGTTTGTTTCAGTGCCGGTTGCCTGGGCAGCTTGGGTGCTAGGAAAACCGGTGACAGTTCATCAGCAGGATATCAGACCAGGATTAGCAAACAAATTGATGGCGCCGGTAGCAACTATTATTACCGTCACATTTAAAAAATCATTGAAAGATTTCCCGTCTAAGAAAACGACAGTGGTTGGTAATCCAGTGAGAAAAGACATTTTAACCGCTCGCCGGGAAGAGG includes these proteins:
- the murG gene encoding undecaprenyldiphospho-muramoylpentapeptide beta-N-acetylglucosaminyltransferase, coding for MRILFSGGGTIGSVSPLIAIYEEINSSVSGADFLWLATKEGTENSLISSYGIPIKKISSGKMRRYFSWRNFLDPFLIVAGFFQALKIIWQYQPSVVMTAGGFVSVPVAWAAWVLGKPVTVHQQDIRPGLANKLMAPVATIITVTFKKSLKDFPSKKTTVVGNPVRKDILTARREEGYKIFNLDPNLPTLLVIGGGTGALSLNNLVVNSLPQLVQFCQVIHLTGGRLDVEASHSRYRSFDFLTDQLRYAYAVADLVITRAGMSSLTELAAWQKPLIVVPIPETHQEENAAEFFRNNAAVLINEKDLNPDILAKAVRELLDDKPALSNLSRNITKILPPNASRKIVELIL